AGCGGCCCCAGGCCGATCAGGGGCTGGCCGGGGCGGCCGGCCGGGGCGGGCTGGCGGCTGGCGGTGGCCGGCAGCTGGTAGTAGCGGACCGGAAGGGGGGCGGCGCAGGCGGCCACCAGACAGGCCAGGGCAAGGAGGGCGGCACGGAACAGCATCATTTCTCCTCTGGCAAGCGCTTGCCCCGCAGGAGGGATTCGGGCTGCGCCTCCAGGGTCTCGGCCAGGAGGCGCAAGGAGCGGGCGGCGCGGCCGATCTCGGCGGTAGCGGCGTTGAGGCTCACCACGGTGGGGGAATCCTCCCGGGCCAGGGCGGCCAGGGCCTGGGCGGCCTGGGCCAGCTCGGTGCCGGCCTGCCCGATGTTGGCCAGGGGTGGCGCCGCCCGGTCGGCGACCGCCGCCACCCGATCCGCCGCGGCGCTCACCGCCACGGCGGCTTCATTCACCCGGGCCAGCGCCTCCTGGGCCGCGGCGAGGGTGGGGGGCACGCCCGCCAGCTCGGCCCGGACCGCGGCCAGAAGCGGCGGCGCCTCCCGGTCCAGGCCGGCGGCCAGGGATTCCAGCCGGGCCAGGACCGCCTGCAGGCGGGCCGGCAGCTCCTGGGCCTCGGCGCTGGCCAGCAGCCGGCTGACCGCTTCGCCGATGGTGGCCACCTCGGCCAGAAAGCGCTCCACCGGGAAGCCTTCGAACTGGGTCGCCAGCTCGTCCACCGTGGTGGGGATGGTGGGGATCTCGCTCATCTCCGGATCCAGGCCCACGAAGCGGGCCAGCTTGTCGGGATGGAAGTCGAGATCCACATAGAGCTGGCCGGTCAGAAGGCTCTGGGTGCGCAGCCGGCCCCTTAACCCCTCGTCCACCAGCCGGCGGATGGTGTCCCGGTCCTCCAGGTCCACCTGCTCGCCGCTGCGGCTGCGCACCATGTGGGGCTCCATCTCGATGACGACCGGCACCATGAAGCGGCGGTTCTCGTCGTCCAGGCCCAGCTGGATACGGGTCACCCCGCCCACCTTCACCCCCAGAAACAGCACCGGCGCGCCGATGCGCAGGCCCTGGGCCGCGCCCTCGAAGTAGAGGACGTGCTGGCGTCGCTCCCGGAACCAAGTGCCGCCGGCCAGGATCAGGGTGGTGGCCACGGCCAGGGCCACCGCCCCCAGCACAAAGGCACCGATGAGGGTGGTGTGGGCCTGGCGGCTCATGTCTGCCCCCGGGACAGGAAGAGGCGCACCCGCGGGTCGCCGGAGCGGATCGCCTCCTGGGGATGGCCGGAGGCGATCATGGTCCGGGTCTCGGCGTCCAGGAACACCGAGCTGTTGGCGATGGACAGGATGCTGGCCAGCTCGTGGGTGATGATCACCACTGTTGCGCCCAGGCTGTCCCTGAACTCCAGGATGAGGTCGTCCAGGCGGCGGGCGGTGAGAGGGTCGAGGCCGGAGGAGGGCTCGTCGATGATCAGGATCTCCGGGTCCAGGGCCATGGCCCGGGCGAGGCTCGCCCTTTTGCGCATGCCGCCGGACAGCTCCGAGGGGTAGAAATCCCCGAAGCCGGCCAGGCCCACCAGGGCCAGCTTGAAATCCACCAGCTCGCTGATCTGGTGGCGCGGAAGGCTCGTGTACTCCCCCAGGGGCAGGGCGATGTTTTCGGCCAGGGTGAGCGAGCTCCACAGGGCGCCGCCCTGGAACATCACCCCCAGCCGGTGCTTCAGGCGCTCCTGCTCCCGGGGTGGCGCCTGCCAGAAGTCCTGGCCGGAGTAAAGGACCGCGCCCCGGGCTGGCGGCTGCAGGCCGATGAGGGCCCGCATCACGGTGGTCTTGCCGCAGCCATTGCCGCCCATGATCACGAAGATGTCCCCCTGTCGAACCGCAAACTCCAGGCCCTGCAGGACCACGAAGTCGCCATAGGCCATGGTGAGATTCCGGACCTCCAGGGGGGGCGCCTCCGGCATGGCTCAGATCCCCAGACGGTAGAAGACAATGGTCATGATGGAGGCGGTGATGGTGATGAGCAGGATGCCGGTCACCACCGCGGAGGTGGCGGCCTCGCCTACTGCCTCGGCGCTGCGGCCGCACTGCATGCCCCGGAGACAGCCGGCAAAGGCGACCATGGCGCCGTAGACGCTGCCCTTGGACAGGCCCACCACAAAGTGCTTGATGCTCAGGGCCCGCACCGTTTCGGTGTAGTACTCGAACATCCCGATGTCGAAGATGGTCACCGCCACCAGAAGACCGGCCAGCATGCCGACAAAGGCGGCGTAGAGGGTAAGGAGCGGCACCATCAGGAGCAGGGCCAGCATCCGGGGCAGCACCAGGAATTCCACCGCCGGGATGCCCAGGGCCCGGAAGGCGTCGATCTCCTCGTTGACCTGCATGGTGCCTAGCTGGGCGGCGAAGGCGGCGCCGGTGCGGCCAGCGATGATGATGCCGGTCATGAGCGCCCCCACCTCCCGCACCATGCCGATGGCCACCAGATCGGCGATGAAGATCTGCGCCCCCACCAGCCGCAGCTGGTCCGCCCCCAGGTAGGCCAGGATGAGGCCCACCAGGAAGGCGATGACGCTGACGATGATGAGGGCCTTAGGCCCCACCTCCTCGATCTCCAGCCACAGGTCGCTGGCCCGGAAGCGGGCCCGGCCAGTGGCCAGGCGGCCGGCCGCCAGGATGATCTCGCCCAGGAAGGCGAGCATGGCCGGCAGGCCCCGGAAGAAGTCGATGGCAGCGGCACCCACCTGGGACACCAGGCCCTGCCGGGGCCGGGTCCGGGTGGCCAGGCGCTGGTCCGGGGCCGCGGCCGCCATGGCCAGAAGATGCCGCACCCCGGCCGGCAAGCCCGCCTCGTCCACCTGGATGCCCCGGCGGCGGCTCTCCGCCAAGAGGCTGGCCAGAAGGGTGAGAAGACCGGTGTCCCAGGCCGTAAGCTCCCTGGTGTCGAAGAAGAGACACGCCAGATCCGGGGGCAGCCTGGCCAACACCGCCTCAACGGCGGGCAGCCCTTCCTCCAGACGCCAGCGGCCGGCAAGTCCGATCCCCACCGCCCCGGTCCCCTGGGGTGTGACCGTAAGGCACCAGCCGGCAGTTCTGCCGTCCGTCTCCGGCTGACTGGCCGTCATGGGGCGCCTGGTGCGGGTGGATGGTGACCGGCCCGTGTCGAGAATGGCTTCATGCCAAGCCATCTTGCGGCTCTTTGCCGCGGATGGCAAGACCCTTTGCCGGTGCGCCGGGCCGGTGAGCGGACCGCTGGGCGTATCCTGACGGCCCTCCTGCCGCCGTGCTGGCGGCCAGCAGTTTTGATTTCCGGAAACGATCTTCCGGTTTTCCGGATAACGGGGCGGCCCAGCGGGGGGCCGGCGGTGGATGACGGCCAGCCATGGCCCC
This window of the Thermodesulfobacteriota bacterium genome carries:
- a CDS encoding MlaD family protein, which codes for MSRQAHTTLIGAFVLGAVALAVATTLILAGGTWFRERRQHVLYFEGAAQGLRIGAPVLFLGVKVGGVTRIQLGLDDENRRFMVPVVIEMEPHMVRSRSGEQVDLEDRDTIRRLVDEGLRGRLRTQSLLTGQLYVDLDFHPDKLARFVGLDPEMSEIPTIPTTVDELATQFEGFPVERFLAEVATIGEAVSRLLASAEAQELPARLQAVLARLESLAAGLDREAPPLLAAVRAELAGVPPTLAAAQEALARVNEAAVAVSAAADRVAAVADRAAPPLANIGQAGTELAQAAQALAALAREDSPTVVSLNAATAEIGRAARSLRLLAETLEAQPESLLRGKRLPEEK
- a CDS encoding ATP-binding cassette domain-containing protein — protein: MPEAPPLEVRNLTMAYGDFVVLQGLEFAVRQGDIFVIMGGNGCGKTTVMRALIGLQPPARGAVLYSGQDFWQAPPREQERLKHRLGVMFQGGALWSSLTLAENIALPLGEYTSLPRHQISELVDFKLALVGLAGFGDFYPSELSGGMRKRASLARAMALDPEILIIDEPSSGLDPLTARRLDDLILEFRDSLGATVVIITHELASILSIANSSVFLDAETRTMIASGHPQEAIRSGDPRVRLFLSRGQT
- a CDS encoding ABC transporter permease, with protein sequence MTASQPETDGRTAGWCLTVTPQGTGAVGIGLAGRWRLEEGLPAVEAVLARLPPDLACLFFDTRELTAWDTGLLTLLASLLAESRRRGIQVDEAGLPAGVRHLLAMAAAAPDQRLATRTRPRQGLVSQVGAAAIDFFRGLPAMLAFLGEIILAAGRLATGRARFRASDLWLEIEEVGPKALIIVSVIAFLVGLILAYLGADQLRLVGAQIFIADLVAIGMVREVGALMTGIIIAGRTGAAFAAQLGTMQVNEEIDAFRALGIPAVEFLVLPRMLALLLMVPLLTLYAAFVGMLAGLLVAVTIFDIGMFEYYTETVRALSIKHFVVGLSKGSVYGAMVAFAGCLRGMQCGRSAEAVGEAATSAVVTGILLITITASIMTIVFYRLGI